In Humulus lupulus chromosome 7, drHumLupu1.1, whole genome shotgun sequence, the following are encoded in one genomic region:
- the LOC133789100 gene encoding uncharacterized protein LOC133789100 isoform X2 gives MRDAFSRTTKKRCWFLSSDNIKSFVCMDFRCPRRAIGEQEARNRWHSINKGRTVQCLLLIGRDALFSQSSPLSEHHHRPLSETSLPLSDSHLYCWATGKEQVRGSNTGTLFRSRSLCHSLCLAGGGTL, from the exons ATG AGAGATGCTTTTTCTCGTACAACTAAGAAGAGGTGTTGGTTTCTTTCTTCTGACAACATAAAGTCTTTTGTTTGTATGGATTTTAG ATGTCCAAGAAGAGCAATAGGTGAGCAAGAAGCGAGGAACAG ATGGCACTCCATCAACAAGGGGAGGACGGTCCAATGCTTGCTATTGATTGGAAgag aCGCACTCTTCTCTCAGTCCTCCCCTCTGTCCGAGCACCACCACCGCCCCCTGTCTGAGACCTCCCTCCCTCTCTCTGACTCTCACTTGTACTGTTGGGCTACGGGGAAGGAACAGGTCAGAGGCTCCAACACAGGTACTCTCTTTCGTTCTCGCTCTCTTTGTCACTCTCTGTGTCTTGCTGGTGGCGGCACTCTCtga
- the LOC133789100 gene encoding uncharacterized protein LOC133789100 isoform X1 — MRDAFSRTTKKRCWFLSSDNIKSFVCMDFRCPRRAIGEQEARNSHFLRWHSINKGRTVQCLLLIGRDALFSQSSPLSEHHHRPLSETSLPLSDSHLYCWATGKEQVRGSNTGTLFRSRSLCHSLCLAGGGTL; from the exons ATG AGAGATGCTTTTTCTCGTACAACTAAGAAGAGGTGTTGGTTTCTTTCTTCTGACAACATAAAGTCTTTTGTTTGTATGGATTTTAG ATGTCCAAGAAGAGCAATAGGTGAGCAAGAAGCGAGGAACAG TCATTTTTTAAGATGGCACTCCATCAACAAGGGGAGGACGGTCCAATGCTTGCTATTGATTGGAAgag aCGCACTCTTCTCTCAGTCCTCCCCTCTGTCCGAGCACCACCACCGCCCCCTGTCTGAGACCTCCCTCCCTCTCTCTGACTCTCACTTGTACTGTTGGGCTACGGGGAAGGAACAGGTCAGAGGCTCCAACACAGGTACTCTCTTTCGTTCTCGCTCTCTTTGTCACTCTCTGTGTCTTGCTGGTGGCGGCACTCTCtga